In Novipirellula artificiosorum, the genomic window GCGGTCTGGAGATCCTGGCACAACATCGAATCCGAAAAGATTTGCCGGACGAAGCAAAATGAATCCATCCCGACCTCAAAAAGGGCGAGCAATAGCATGATTGAGAAGCAGACAACCAGAGTCACCATGATTGGGATCGTCTACTTGCTGTTGACCGCATCCACATGGGCACAAGGGCCGAACTTGGTCCCGCCCGCGCCCGATCGTGTTGCGAACTACTGGTGCACGTGGTACGCCCAAAATTACTGGATTGGACGCGGTACGGATTTGCAAGATTTAAAGCGGGTGACCAATTCGAATGCGCGTGAGGAATTGAACGACCACACCGTGTTCAACGAGAAAGACGGCTGGGCCACAACCTATTTCGATCGCGATCGCAGCGATTTCATCTTTCTGATCGATCACGGTTGGCAAACGAAAGAGCCGTCGGAACGGATCGCCGGAGGCCCTGCTTTCTTTAACCTCATTGCCGACCCGCGAGATTTCCCAAGGTATGCGGGGCTCGAGCCGAAAGAGCGACTGCGGGTCTTCAATCGAGAGATCAAGGCTCTGGGATGGGATTCACTTGGTCTGTGGACTCGCGGAGATGTCACGCCCGAGCAAGCTCGAACCTTTGTCGAATGGTCAAAGTACGCCGGCATTCGCTACTGGAAGATCGACGGTGGCGACGTCCACGAATTCAATTCTTTCAAGGCCAAAGAAGAACTCGATCCGGAATTGATACTGGAATATGTCACCGGGGCTGGAGGGAACATCAATCCGAAATGGGACCAAGACCTGACGTCGTACCCTTCGGTCTACGAGGTCGGAGGCAACCAACAGCAGAACATGCTGCGTGTTCTCCAGCACACCGATACGTTTCGAACCTACGATTCATCCCCCCTGCTGATGTCCGTGACCACGCTGCGTCGCACGCATGACATCCTGAAGCAAACTCAGCAACAGCCGAAGTACCGCGGCATCCTAAACGTGCAGGACGACTGCAACACGGCAATCGGCCTCGGCGTGTTGGTCGCCAGTAAACGCCATCCGAATTGGAACGAGCGAACGCTAAAGGGACGCGATTTGCACCACCAGCTGTCGGGAAAACGGCATATGCAGAAACGGATCAATGAAGTAGAACGCTTTGGACGCTGGGCACGACTCGCACCTGCCTTCCCAGCTGGGCAGGGAGTCTACCTGTCATCGGAAAACGAACTGATCGATCGCTGCGAGTTCACCGAGTGGGATACGTGGGCCGCCAACACTTACGGGAAGTTGGTTAGCCAAAGCGCTCCAGCGATCATGGCAAGGAACATGCCGCTGCCAGAGGTGGAAATCGAAGGCGAGCCACCTTACGTTTGCGCGACGAGCTATCCGAACGGCCCAACCGGCATCGCGACCGAAGGGCGTGTGAAACCTGAGAATCACTGGTTCCATCCCCGAGCGAAGGTCACGGTGAAGATCAAAAACGCCGCGCAGCCAATCGGAATAGCCGGACACTATGACGAATTGGTACTTGAGTTCGCAGGTTCGATCGAAGGCATCCGCCACGTCTGGGCTCAAGATTTGTTGGCGGATCAGTCGGTTGACATCAAAGATCAAGTCACGCTTCTCAGCACGAAGATGATCATCGATGGGGAGTTGATTGACAGGGTCGGGACCTCGGCGGGTGACGATGGAGATCTCTCCGCGCCCGGCATGCTCATCAAACTCGACGGCGACTCATTGCCCGAGGCGAGCGATGACTTCACACCGCATGTGAAACCGGTTTCAAGTCTGGTGGAGCCGACTCACTATGAAGGTGGCTATCGAGGAACCGCGACGTTTGCGAGAGATCCTTACGGATACCGTGTGAAATCGTCCGGTACCGTTCCATCCGTTGTGCTGAAGCCCATTCCGCGGAGTATCCATTCGGGATCCGCCACCATTTCGTGGAAGATGAAAGCTGCCAACAACGCAAGCACCAAGAACGGCTTTATCGTGCTCAGCAGCGATGAAGATGCGACGGCGGCGGTGGTTGCGGGGGCTTGGTTCGGCGCCAACCAAATCACACTGTTCGAGAACGTTGGCAAGTGGGACGGGCCCGAGAAAGCATGCAAATGCGAAGGAGAGTTGGATTGCACGGCGGTCATTGATCTCGACGCACGCAGTTTGAAGCTGACCGTAAACGGAGTTGAGATGGAATCGAACTTTTCCGAGTCGGTGACGAGCATCAACTACATCGGCTTTGGAGTTCAGAACGCGGAAACCCTGTTCACCGAACCGGTAATCAAGTAGAGCCACTCAGCATAGAGAGTATTGATGAAGAATCTATTGAAAGCCGTCGTCTTCTGTTTGATCTCGTCGTCCATGGCGTTTGCAAACGATCGTCCGAACATCATTTGGGTGATGGGTGAGGACATGGGGAATGAACTCTCCTGCTACGGACACCCTGCGGTTTTGACACCGAACTTCGACCGACTGGCGGCACAGGGGACGCGCTACACCCGCGCCTTTTGCACCGCACCCTCATGCACGCCTTCACGCAATGCCATGATGATCGGCGTTTACCAAACCCGCACCGACACTCAGGACCAGCGGCGCCGAGGCATCGTGCTGCCCGACGGGATGAAGCCCATCACGTATCTGCTTCAACAGGCAGGCTACTACACCGCACTGGGCTGCGGCTACTCCAACAAGACCGACCTGAACTTTGCGGCCGAGACGTTGTTCGATGGCAACGATTGGAAAGGACGAAACAAACAGCAACCCTTCTTCGCCCAAATCACGCTTGGATCCTCGCATCGCCTCAAAGACGGATGGGCGGAAATCCACAAGACCTCCAAGCGTCCCGTTGATCCTGCGGCAGTCGAAATTCCGCCCTATTTCCCTGACCATCCTGTTGTCCGCGCCGATTGGGCGAGATATCTCGAAGCGATTCAATACATCGACGGACAAATGGGCGAGATCCTGCAACGCTTGGAAGACGAGGGGATTGCCGACAACACCGTTGTCGTTTTCATTGGCGACAACGGTCAGTGCCACCTGCGCGGTAAGTGTTGGTTATACGACGCCGGAATCCGGGTTCCCCTGATCATCCGTTGGCCGAGTGAGGTTCCGGAAAGGACCGTTTCCGACGAACTCGTGAGCATGATCGATGTCTCCGCGACCATCCTCGACATCGCAGGAATCGAACTTCCAGACTATCTTGATGGGCATCCTATCCTTGGACCACGTGCCCAAACGCGCGAACATGTCTTCGCGGCACGGGATCTTATCGATGAAGTGATGGATCACATCCGCTGCGTGCGAACAAAACGATTCAAATACATCCGCAATTATACGCCAGAGAACGGCTACCACGAATGTCGCTATGTCCAGCAGAACCGTCCCATGTACCCCATCCTCAAATCCCTGAACGAGCAGGGGAAACTGAATGAAGTCCAGCAGCTAATGTGGCAGGAACAGAAACCGCTCGAAGAGCTCTACGACTTACAGGAGGATCCCTTTGAAGTCCGCAACCTGGCGGACTCAGCGCAGCACCAGGCAGTGCGCAACAAACTGGCAGGCCTGCTGGATGATTGGATCTCCGACACCCAAGATAAGGGACTGACGGTCTATACAACCCATTGAAAAGGGCTCATCCGACGGAAGCGCGCGGAACCCAGACTCGAGGTTTTTTCGAGGTATGGCTCCGGTGTCCAATGATCTCTTAGAAAAGAGTCCCCGACGGACGGTCGTCCGCCGGGAACCGGTAGCACCCTTGGCGCACCGTCGACCGGGATATCCCTTGTCAAGTTGCACCTCTGCAGAGCTCGACTCCGTTTCTCCCGGCAACTGCACGATAACAAGTGAAAATAGCTCCTGCCAGCAATGATTGGACACCGGAGAGATGCCTCGAAAACCTCCTGCGCACGCCTCCGCCGGATGAGCCTTGAAAATCACGAGCCAACGATCGAATAGAGTCCGCCTCCTTCTCGTTTCAGTTTTCCCTGATTGGCCAATTCTTGCCATACCGCTTTGGGGAATTGATCGGGCGGCCTAATCCCAACGACACCGGAGGCTTGGCCGGATGACATCGGGCCACGTCCCAGTCTCGATTCATCGTCGAGACGGGTGAGTTTCAGGCGTTTTCGAAACGCCTTCATGGCGAGCCTCAGTTCCTCTTTCGACGGAGGTTCCACCGTCGGTTGATTGGACTCAGCGTCGGTGTTCGGTTTCGAATCATTCATGCAAGGGCTTTCTTCAAAGACATCGTCTGTGTTTGACACTGTTGTAACCGATTGCGAGCTAGAATGCATCGCATCGGACCATCCGCGACGGTCAGAGCACCGCTCAGCTTCCTGGCAGCCTATTTGCTTTCTGCCAAAGTAGCTGCGAGAATGTGTGTGAAGTAACCGTTTTGGCCTAAGGCTCCGCCATCCTCAGATAATATCTTCATCACTCGCTGGAGTACCGAATGAGACTGCCTTGCATTGCTGTTCTCCTTGTCATCCCGAGCATGACTCATGCGGCGATCATTGATACCTTTTCCGTCGGAACCCAAGGCGTGGTCGCAAACGCTGCTGACAACAATGTGCGGTCCGATCTCAACGGGCTAGACAGCTCGCAGGTTTTGGATGGCCGACGGGCGCTGACGATTCAGGGAGAAATCTCCCTGGGCTTAATCGTGGCAGCGGTGGATACATCCGGTGGAGGCATGCTTTCCTACGCTTCCAACAATCCCGTTTTCACCAACGCATTCGACGGACGGTTGCTTTTGACGCACGTTCCCGGTGATCGTATCAACACGTTTGATCTTTCGCCTTTTTCCTCACAGTTCTACATCGTTGACTTCAACCAGGCGTTCTTTGGAGGCAATGGCCCACTTGACGCAACGGTTCGTGTTTCATCGCCGAGTGGTTCGGATTTTACTGTGTTTTCGATTCCTGAATCGGTAACGCCCTTCCGAGTGGCGGTTCCAATGTCTGAACTCGCAGGAGCCGATTTGTCCGATGCGTATAGCCTAACGCTCGATATCAACGGCATTCCATCCACCGCGTCCTTTGAAATCAGCGAGATACGCTTTGCAACCAGCGTCCCCGAACCGAGTGGCTGTGTGGCTCTATGCTGCATGGCGGTTGGCGGCATCGCATCTTTTTACAAGAGGCGGAGTCAGAATGGATAGACGGAGAGCAACGGAAGGAGCTCGTGCCATGCCAAGTCGCTTCGGCAACGCTCATCGCAGGCTTGAAACTCAGCTCCAACCGCAACAGGCAAACGGCCTGGCGATCGCATGGGGAATTCGCTGCTTCGCCCTTGTTTGCATCTTCCTGCCCTCCGTTGCGTCGGCTCAATCGACAACGTTTGACTTAAAACCCGATTTCGACACGTCGATTCCATTGGCCAACCCACACAAAGGATGGTATCACCACTATTTTGACAACGGGATACAGAAATACATCCCTGCGAGTGACGAGGAACTGCTCTCCGTTCCTGGGATGGACCACATCTATTTACGATTGTCGTGGGCCTATTTGGAACCTGAGCAAGGCAAGTTTCACTGGGAGATCATCGATCGCGAAATTGAGAAGTGGACTGACCTGGGACTGAAGGTTTCGTTTCGCATCACTTGCAAGGAAACGGGAAGGCAACCGATCGAACAGCAATTTGCGACACCCAAGTGGGTCATGGAGCTGGGGGCCAAAGGGAATTACTACCTCCGCGACCAACCACCGGGTGACCCGTCCTTGCCCTGGGAGCCGGAATTTGATGATCCGATCTTCTTACAAAATCTAGAGAATTTCCTACAAGCCTTTGCCGCTCGTTACGACGGCAAACCCTGGCTACGTTACATCGACATCGGAAGCATTGGCGATTGGGGCGAAGGCCACGTCCACTACGGCAGCACGATGGAATGTGATTGGCAAACTCGGATGAAGCACCTTCAGCTGCATACGAAATACTTTAAGGAATCGCAGCTTGTCGTTGTCGATGACTTCATTTTCAAGGCCCCCACCAAGGAAGGGCGAGAGGAACTTCACCAATACGTTATCGATCATGGAATGACTTACCGAGACGACAGCATTTTGGTGGACTGGTACGTTGAAACCTATGGTGAGACATTCTCGGTGGCACACCCAGAGCTCTTCGAGGATGTTTACCGAAAAACGCCAACCGTTCTCGAGTTGCAGCATTTACGCCATCATACCGACAACGGCAAATGGGAAGGGGAAGTGGGGACGCCACTTTCAAAACACGATGCGACAGGAGCCGATTTCCTGCGCGGTGCCATCGAACTCATGCGAGCCACCTACATTGGATACCATGGAGCAGCCGACCAGTGGATGCAGTTTCCAGGGAATCCCAAATTGAGTGTTGAACTGCTCAACAAGTGTGGCTATTGGTACTTTCCGCATCGTGTGACCATTCCAGCGAATCCTCGGGAAGAAGCGACGATCGCAGTTCAGTGGGAGAATCGTGGCGTCGCCCCCGCCTATCATCCTTATAAACTTCGAATTCGATTGACAAGTGCGGATGGACAGAGCGTCATTTCGACCGTCGATGCGTGTAACATGCGCTGGATGCCGGCTGACGATTCACCGCTCTACAGCGAGACCTACGTGGTTCCCGAATGGACGTCATTGGCAACGGGAGCCTACGAGATCGCAATCCAAATGCATTGCCCCGCGGAACAGAAGCCGGTCCTGCTTCCGCTGCGTCCGAAACTCAAGGACGACAACGGCTTTTATTCGATTGGAACTCTAACGGTTCACTAGACCGGACGCCCTCGTGCGATTGTTCCAACCCGTAGGCGTTCAAAAAGACGATTAGCTCGATAGCGTCGTCAGACGGGAGTCTACGTTCAGACGAGTGTCGCTACGTTTGCAACGTCAACCCTTGTTGAAAAAGTGCTCGAGCATTTTTGTAAAGGATGGGGGAGCTAATCGGAAACGGGGTCAGGTAACAAGAGCCAAATGACCCGAAGGGTGCTTCGCACTCTTGGTACCTGACCCCGTTTCCCTGTGCAAGTGAGTTGCCCTGGACAATGTGGCCATCAAGTCGCAGGCAAACGACACAACGGTTATAACAAATGAGGTTTGATGCTACCCAAGACGCGAAAAGAGGACGTTCGATGAACCAGCAGCCGACATGTTTGAAGAACGCAGGCAGAGACGCTCAACGGGGCACACTGCCCCAACCCGCGGCGAGCGTTGGGCGGTTCAACATCCTGATCGCGAGCCTGCTGCTTCTCGCCAACCTGCACGCCGGACGAATCCTCGCCGCCGACCCACCCAATATCGTTTTGTTGCTCGCCGATGACCTCGGTTGGACGGGGCTGGGTTGTTTTGGTAGTGACTTCTACGAGACGCCGAATTTGGACAATTTGGCGGCGAGAGGCGTGAAATTCACGGCTGCCTACTCGGCTTGTACGGTTTGCTCACCAACTCGAGCCTCAATCATGACAGGGAAGTCGCCAGCGAGACTGCATCTGACAGATTTCATTCCGGGACAATCCAATCCATCGGCTAAGTTGCGGATCCCCGACTGGAACAAACGACTTGAACCCACCGAAACAACCATTGCGGAACTGCTGCATGATGCTGGTTATCGCACGGGACACATTGGCAAATGGCATCTCAGTGGGCGGGGTGACGCCATGGCAGGAACGTTGCCGACCGATCAAGGTTTTGACGAAACGTTTGAACCGCCCAGTAACGCAAGGAAAGGCTATCTGTTGAAGCAGCCATCCAAGGGCGAATCCAAATCCACTTTCCTAACAGACTTATTGACCGACAAGGCGTGTGAGTTTATCGAGCGATCTCAAGCAGATCCTTTCTTCCTTTACTTCGCCTACCATGTTCCTCACACGCCAATCCAAGGTCGGGCCGATCTGGTGGAGTATTTCGAGCAGAGGGTGGACCCCAATGCGGTCCACAACAATCCAACCTATGCAGCGATGGTGGCCAGCTTGGACCAAAGCGTCGGGCGAATCGTCGCCGAGCTTGACGAGCATCATTTGACCGAAGAAACCGTCATCGTTTTCATCAGTGACAATGGAGGTTTAACACAGCGTCACGGCGTTCATGATGGCTTCACCGAGAACCTACCCTTGCGTCGAGGCAAGGGGTCCGCCTACGAAGGGGGCGTAAGAGTGCCAGCGATCGTGTCGTGGCCAGGTGTAACCAAGGCGGGGGCAGTTTGCGACGATCCGGTCATCACGACCGACTTGTTTCCCACGATCGCGGAGATCGCGGGAGTTGCTACTGATTCGTTGACGCTGGACGGTCAAAGCTTGACCCCTTTGTTGCGGAACACCTCCACAACGTTAGAGCGAGATCTCTTTTGGCACTATCCGCATTACCATGCGGGCGGTGACTCACCCTACAGTGCCATCCGCTCCGGCAATTTTCGCTTGATCGAGTTTTACGAAGATCATTCGGTGCGATTGTACGACTTGGCCCAAG contains:
- a CDS encoding DUF4832 domain-containing protein, whose translation is MPSRFGNAHRRLETQLQPQQANGLAIAWGIRCFALVCIFLPSVASAQSTTFDLKPDFDTSIPLANPHKGWYHHYFDNGIQKYIPASDEELLSVPGMDHIYLRLSWAYLEPEQGKFHWEIIDREIEKWTDLGLKVSFRITCKETGRQPIEQQFATPKWVMELGAKGNYYLRDQPPGDPSLPWEPEFDDPIFLQNLENFLQAFAARYDGKPWLRYIDIGSIGDWGEGHVHYGSTMECDWQTRMKHLQLHTKYFKESQLVVVDDFIFKAPTKEGREELHQYVIDHGMTYRDDSILVDWYVETYGETFSVAHPELFEDVYRKTPTVLELQHLRHHTDNGKWEGEVGTPLSKHDATGADFLRGAIELMRATYIGYHGAADQWMQFPGNPKLSVELLNKCGYWYFPHRVTIPANPREEATIAVQWENRGVAPAYHPYKLRIRLTSADGQSVISTVDACNMRWMPADDSPLYSETYVVPEWTSLATGAYEIAIQMHCPAEQKPVLLPLRPKLKDDNGFYSIGTLTVH
- a CDS encoding sulfatase; amino-acid sequence: MNQQPTCLKNAGRDAQRGTLPQPAASVGRFNILIASLLLLANLHAGRILAADPPNIVLLLADDLGWTGLGCFGSDFYETPNLDNLAARGVKFTAAYSACTVCSPTRASIMTGKSPARLHLTDFIPGQSNPSAKLRIPDWNKRLEPTETTIAELLHDAGYRTGHIGKWHLSGRGDAMAGTLPTDQGFDETFEPPSNARKGYLLKQPSKGESKSTFLTDLLTDKACEFIERSQADPFFLYFAYHVPHTPIQGRADLVEYFEQRVDPNAVHNNPTYAAMVASLDQSVGRIVAELDEHHLTEETVIVFISDNGGLTQRHGVHDGFTENLPLRRGKGSAYEGGVRVPAIVSWPGVTKAGAVCDDPVITTDLFPTIAEIAGVATDSLTLDGQSLTPLLRNTSTTLERDLFWHYPHYHAGGDSPYSAIRSGNFRLIEFYEDHSVRLYDLAQDVGEQDDLSSTNPEKTMQLSNQLHQWLASVGAQMPTPNSADAADRPRINSKRSANGNP
- a CDS encoding sulfatase family protein gives rise to the protein MKNLLKAVVFCLISSSMAFANDRPNIIWVMGEDMGNELSCYGHPAVLTPNFDRLAAQGTRYTRAFCTAPSCTPSRNAMMIGVYQTRTDTQDQRRRGIVLPDGMKPITYLLQQAGYYTALGCGYSNKTDLNFAAETLFDGNDWKGRNKQQPFFAQITLGSSHRLKDGWAEIHKTSKRPVDPAAVEIPPYFPDHPVVRADWARYLEAIQYIDGQMGEILQRLEDEGIADNTVVVFIGDNGQCHLRGKCWLYDAGIRVPLIIRWPSEVPERTVSDELVSMIDVSATILDIAGIELPDYLDGHPILGPRAQTREHVFAARDLIDEVMDHIRCVRTKRFKYIRNYTPENGYHECRYVQQNRPMYPILKSLNEQGKLNEVQQLMWQEQKPLEELYDLQEDPFEVRNLADSAQHQAVRNKLAGLLDDWISDTQDKGLTVYTTH